A portion of the Mytilus galloprovincialis chromosome 12, xbMytGall1.hap1.1, whole genome shotgun sequence genome contains these proteins:
- the LOC143055637 gene encoding galactoside 2-alpha-L-fucosyltransferase SEC1-like, with protein MRTQKQCCSRKAVYSVISVCVFCMTVVSVFFINQSMIVLYFDPPTYLCPYFRGGLGNLMFMYASLYGIAKNKRMILVLEKKDHINTVFPNLDVLKLNNTSSVCGVNVQVVGEKRPCAYDIETISFNRRRNSQHRSYLQSWKYFEKFESEIRKQFAFTQEVQTQAQSIINKYTSTYTKQKGISENLQTIGIHLRRGDYLKDYNIKYGYQTVNKEYMEKALKYYRTKFKNCLFLVFTGHSKDAVKWRAENINGSDVIHVEANSRNVDMCALSKCNHTIITVGSFGWWAAWLNNGNTVYFKDVARQNSSLRSDFSDDMKDFFPPNWIGLS; from the coding sequence CAGTTTATTCTGTAATATCTGTCTGTGTATTTTGTATGACTGTTGTCAGCGTTTTcttcatcaatcaatcaatgatcgTCCTATATTTTGACCCGCCTACCTATTTGTGTCCGTATTTCAGAGGAGGACTAGGAAATCTCATGTTCATGTATGCTTCTCTTTATGGAATCGCTAAAAATAAGAGAATGATATTAGTTCTCGAAAAGAAGGACCACATCAACACAGTATTCCCAAACTTAGACGTACTCAAATTGAATAATACGTCATCAGTTTGTGGTGTCAATGTTCAAGTAGTGGGTGAAAAAAGACCATGTGCGTACGATATAGAAACCATTAGTTTTAACAGAAGGAGAAATTCACAACATAGGTCGTATTTACAATCgtggaaatattttgaaaaattcgaatctgaaataagaaaacagTTTGCTTTTACACAGGAAGTACAAACTCAAGCACAgtctataataaataaatatactagTACTTATACTAAACAAAAAGGTATTTCCGAAAATTTACAAACTATAGGAATACATCTACGACGGGGAGATTACTTAAaagattataatataaaatatggaTATCAAACTGTAAATAAAGAATATATGGAAAAAGCACTGAAATACTACcgaacaaaatttaaaaactgtttatttttgGTATTCACCGGACATTCAAAAGATGCAGTAAAATGGCGAGCAGAAAATATTAACGGAAGTGACGTTATACACGTGGAAGCAAATTCACGAAATGTAGACATGTGTGCGTTATCCAAATGTAATCATACTATAATAACTGTTGGTTCTTTCGGATGGTGGGCAGCCTGGTTGAATAATGGAAATACAGTGTATTTTAAAGATGTAGCGAGACAAAACAGCTCGCTCAGATCAGATTTTAGTGATGATATGAAAGACTTTTTCCCGCCAAATTGGATAGGTTTGTCTTGA